From the Maioricimonas rarisocia genome, one window contains:
- a CDS encoding DUF1501 domain-containing protein — protein sequence MLAGETNRTLHAGSVDAAPAMAARPPHFAARAKRVIYLFMHGGPSHVDLFDPKPDLSQYAGQPLPTSFGQVMTRRKVASNPLLPPVRPFRPRGESGIEISDFLPQLSSCADELCVLRGCHGDSVNHPQSVYQMNTGTVLMGKPSLGSWVSYGLGTENRNLPAFVVMPDPGGGVKGGPPAWGNGFLPATYQGTTVRPGESPILHLHPPEGLTGQRQRRILDFASERNREHLAARGFDSELSARIDAYELAFRMQSAAPELVDLSGETQDTLDLYGIGETATNEFGTRCLLARRMIERGVRFVQLYSGDTVGWDAHKDVAQNHGRYCRATDRPVAGLLKDLRRRGLLDETLVIWGGEFGRMPMSEQGKGRDHNPWGYSVWMAGGGVKGGMTYGSTDAVGLRAAENKVHVHDLHATILHLLGLDHEALTYFHNGRDERLTDVAGRVVTEVLA from the coding sequence TCATGCGGGCAGCGTCGACGCTGCGCCGGCAATGGCAGCGCGTCCCCCTCACTTTGCCGCACGCGCGAAACGGGTGATCTACCTGTTCATGCATGGCGGCCCGAGCCATGTCGATCTGTTCGACCCCAAGCCGGACCTGTCGCAATATGCCGGGCAACCGCTGCCGACCAGTTTCGGCCAGGTGATGACCCGCCGCAAAGTGGCCTCCAATCCGCTGCTGCCGCCGGTCCGCCCGTTTCGCCCGCGGGGGGAGTCCGGCATCGAAATCAGCGATTTCCTCCCCCAGCTGTCCAGTTGCGCAGACGAACTATGTGTGCTGCGGGGCTGTCACGGCGACAGCGTCAATCATCCGCAGTCGGTCTATCAGATGAACACCGGCACGGTGCTGATGGGCAAGCCGAGCCTGGGGAGCTGGGTCAGTTACGGTCTGGGGACCGAGAACCGCAACCTGCCCGCCTTCGTGGTGATGCCCGATCCGGGCGGCGGCGTCAAAGGTGGGCCGCCTGCCTGGGGAAACGGTTTCCTGCCGGCCACCTATCAGGGAACAACGGTCCGGCCGGGGGAGAGCCCGATCCTGCATCTCCATCCTCCCGAGGGACTCACCGGCCAGCGGCAACGGCGTATCCTCGACTTCGCGTCCGAGCGGAATCGGGAGCATCTGGCCGCCCGCGGCTTCGACTCCGAACTGTCGGCCCGAATCGATGCCTACGAGCTGGCGTTCCGGATGCAATCGGCGGCTCCGGAGCTGGTCGACCTGAGTGGCGAAACGCAGGACACGCTGGACCTGTACGGCATCGGGGAGACGGCGACGAACGAGTTTGGAACGCGGTGCTTGCTGGCCCGGAGAATGATCGAGCGGGGCGTCCGCTTCGTGCAGCTCTATTCGGGCGATACGGTCGGCTGGGATGCCCACAAGGATGTCGCTCAGAACCACGGTCGCTACTGCCGGGCCACCGATCGACCGGTGGCCGGGCTGCTGAAGGATCTGCGACGCCGGGGCCTGCTGGATGAGACGCTCGTCATCTGGGGGGGCGAGTTCGGCCGGATGCCGATGAGCGAACAGGGCAAGGGACGGGATCACAATCCCTGGGGCTACTCAGTCTGGATGGCAGGCGGCGGCGTGAAGGGGGGCATGACGTACGGCAGTACCGACGCGGTCGGGCTGCGGGCCGCCGAGAACAAGGTCCATGTCCACGACCTGCACGCAACGATCCTGCATCTGCTCGGGCTGGATCACGAGGCCCTCACGTACTTCCATAACGGACGGGACGAGCGCCTGACCGACGTGGCCGGCCGCGTAGTGACCGAGGTTCTTGCGTGA
- a CDS encoding DUF1549 and DUF1553 domain-containing protein has product MGRRGQQMLRFTLGALLCLSMWGVALATDAAGELPITEADRDYWAFRPIERPPVPAVINPGWCRTPIDFFVLAGLQEEELEPVGPAKREALLRRVTFDLTGLPPTPAEQAAFLADESHTAYETVVERLLASPAYGERWAQHWLDLVRFAETDGFEHDKVRPQAWRYRDWVIAALNADMSYDEFIARQLAGDLLAPDDADAQIATGFLLCGPDMPDINLREERRHNFLNDMTANVGEVLLGLQFGCARCHDHKADPISQLDFYRLRAFFEPIDLFADHPLPGVVKDGEAVRARVVRNGKGESNSFLWIRGDFRRRGPRVQPAYPRVVNEEGDEVEPGSDVTDRRLALVEWLTDPSNPLTARVIVNRVWQHHFGTGLSPTPSDFGLMGIGPSHPELLDWLSADLVASGWSLKRLHRQIVMSSTYRLASRPDTDTDRARWNRLVESDSANDLLGRGPRRRLEAEAIRDAMLAVSSTLNDKRGGPGVRPPLPPEVVVTLLKNQWPVTKDEAEHNRRSIYLFVRRNLRFPFLEVFDKPDTNLSCAQRSETTIAPQALHLLNSDFSLECARHLAARLVETDGTDHERIEQCYALVLGRIPGPAELAAAEAFLGQQPGRDDWTDFCLAMFNLNEFVYLD; this is encoded by the coding sequence ATGGGGAGGCGCGGGCAACAGATGCTGCGATTCACGTTGGGGGCCCTGCTCTGCCTGTCGATGTGGGGAGTCGCTCTGGCGACCGATGCGGCGGGAGAACTGCCGATTACTGAAGCGGACCGTGATTACTGGGCGTTCCGACCGATCGAGAGGCCGCCGGTCCCCGCTGTGATTAACCCCGGCTGGTGCCGAACCCCGATCGACTTCTTCGTGCTGGCCGGCTTGCAGGAGGAGGAGCTCGAACCGGTTGGACCTGCCAAACGGGAAGCATTGTTGCGGCGGGTGACGTTCGATCTGACGGGGCTGCCACCGACGCCGGCCGAACAGGCGGCGTTTCTGGCCGATGAAAGTCACACGGCTTACGAGACCGTGGTGGAGCGGCTGCTGGCGAGTCCCGCCTACGGAGAGCGGTGGGCGCAGCACTGGCTCGATCTGGTTCGCTTCGCAGAGACGGACGGCTTCGAGCACGACAAAGTCCGGCCGCAGGCGTGGCGGTATCGGGACTGGGTGATCGCCGCCCTGAATGCCGACATGTCGTACGACGAGTTCATTGCCCGGCAGCTGGCGGGAGATCTGCTGGCTCCTGACGATGCCGACGCACAGATCGCCACCGGGTTTCTGCTGTGCGGTCCGGACATGCCGGACATCAATCTGCGGGAGGAACGGCGACACAACTTCCTCAACGACATGACGGCCAATGTGGGAGAAGTGCTGCTCGGCCTGCAGTTCGGATGTGCCCGCTGTCACGACCACAAGGCGGACCCGATCTCGCAGCTGGACTTCTACAGGTTGCGGGCGTTCTTCGAGCCGATCGACCTGTTTGCCGATCATCCGCTGCCGGGCGTGGTGAAGGACGGAGAAGCGGTCCGGGCTCGCGTCGTACGGAACGGCAAGGGGGAGTCGAACAGCTTCCTGTGGATCCGGGGAGACTTCCGCCGCCGGGGCCCGCGCGTGCAGCCGGCCTATCCGCGTGTCGTCAACGAAGAAGGCGACGAGGTCGAACCTGGCTCCGATGTGACGGACCGTCGGCTGGCGCTGGTGGAGTGGCTGACCGATCCGTCGAATCCGCTCACAGCCCGGGTGATCGTCAACCGTGTCTGGCAGCATCACTTCGGAACCGGACTCTCGCCGACGCCCAGCGACTTCGGGCTGATGGGAATTGGTCCGTCGCATCCGGAGCTGCTGGACTGGCTGTCCGCCGACTTGGTCGCAAGCGGCTGGAGTCTGAAGCGCCTCCACCGGCAGATCGTGATGTCCTCGACCTACCGGCTGGCGAGCCGACCGGACACCGACACCGATCGCGCGAGGTGGAACCGTCTGGTCGAGTCCGATTCCGCGAACGACCTGCTGGGGCGCGGTCCACGACGGCGCCTGGAAGCCGAAGCGATTCGGGACGCGATGCTGGCGGTCTCCAGCACGCTGAATGACAAACGGGGTGGTCCGGGCGTTCGTCCGCCCTTGCCGCCGGAGGTCGTGGTCACGCTGCTGAAGAACCAGTGGCCGGTCACGAAGGACGAAGCGGAACATAACCGGCGGAGCATCTATCTGTTCGTTCGCCGCAACCTGCGGTTCCCCTTCCTCGAAGTCTTCGACAAGCCGGACACGAACCTGAGCTGCGCACAGCGGAGCGAGACGACAATCGCGCCGCAGGCGCTGCACCTGCTGAACTCCGACTTCTCACTCGAGTGTGCACGGCATCTTGCGGCACGGCTGGTGGAAACGGACGGGACCGATCACGAGCGGATTGAACAGTGCTATGCGCTGGTGCTCGGCCGCATACCCGGGCCCGCGGAACTCGCTGCAGCCGAAGCGTTCCTGGGGCAGCAGCCGGGCCGCGATGACTGGACGGATTTCTGCCTGGCGATGTTCAACCTGAACGAGTTCGTCTACCTCGACTGA